One region of Eupeodes corollae chromosome 1, idEupCoro1.1, whole genome shotgun sequence genomic DNA includes:
- the LOC129943221 gene encoding uncharacterized protein LOC129943221 has translation MLLTMSSGAIASIIIFILIQDLLASQNLTEFLNLRRKRSIIYQGGTIKFSASGIWPLYLEDHVHWRQVNCIGTLQTQYDLPTKPLNSYINNNWGFPYYEKGLRSMREKFDKFGYFKPDVSRMFIYAALEEFMNRNDRNGRECLLRSICENAQVDEHVDEFSQIMNVILTPGKDDLDAVYREALKAGKFGADCLSLYSKCSYGDSFLDRIAVFG, from the exons ATGTTGTTGACAATGAGTTCAGGTGCAATCGCTtccatcattatttttattttaatccaaGACTTGTTGgcttctcaaaatttaacagaatttttaaatcttcgacGAAAACGAAGCATTATCTATCAAGGTGGGACAATTAAG ttTTCAGCATCAGGAATTTGGCCGTTGTATCTTGAAGATCATGTACACTGGAGACAAGTCAACTGTATTGGAACTTTACAAACTCAATACGATTTACCAACAAAACCACTTAACTCATATATTAACAATAATTGGGGCTTCCCATACTATGAGAAAGGCTTAAGGTCAATGCgtgaaaaatttgataaatttggATATTTTAAACCTGATGTTTCGAGAATGTTTATCTATGCTGCTTTGGAGGAATTTATGAACAGAAATGATCGAAATGGGCGTGAGTGTTTATTGCGATCGATATGTGAAAATGCACAAGTCGATGAGCATGTTGACGAATTTTCGCAAATTATGAATGTAATTCTCAC ccCTGGAAAAGATGATTTAGATGCAGTCTATCGAGAAGCTCTCAAAGCTGGGAAATTCGGTGCTGACTGTCtaagtttgtattcaaaatgttcGTACGGAGATAGTTTTTTGGATCGTATTGCTGTATTTggttaa